A stretch of DNA from Parvularcula bermudensis HTCC2503:
TGGACAAAGGGCTCAAAATTCGTACCCTGACATTGCCTGACACCTATCAGGATCAGGCAAAACCCGCCGATATGTATGCTGAGGCCAAATTGCAGGCCGAAAATATCGCTGACGCGGCCATTGTGTTCTTTCAAGGGGTTGCCTTGGCGACCGCCGACGGCGGCGTTTAACGATCAGTATGCGCCTCGACAGCTATCTCGTCGAGGCCGGCCATGTCCGCAGCCGTGAACGGGCCAAAAAAGTCATCGGCGACGGCTATGTCTGGGTCAATGGGGTTCAGGTGCGAAAGGCAGGTCGCTCTCTTCAGCCCACCGATCGTGTCGAGTTCCGCGGGGAAGATTTCGCCTATGTCTCCCGGGCGGCGTTCAAACTCTTGGCGGCTCTTGAGGCCTTCTCCTTTGATCCGCAGGATCTCCTGTGCCTCGATATCGGAGCTTCGACCGGCGGGTTTACGCAAGTCCTCTGCCTCAAGGGGGCGCGGCGGGTATATGCCGTCGATGTCGGCCACGGCCAGTTGGCCCCTGAGGTCGCGGGCGCGCCGCCCGTCATTAATCTCGAAGGCGTCAATGCAAAGACCCTCACGCGCCATGAGGTGCCCGAGCCCATTTCATTCCTCACCTGTGACGTCAG
This window harbors:
- a CDS encoding TlyA family RNA methyltransferase; translation: MRLDSYLVEAGHVRSRERAKKVIGDGYVWVNGVQVRKAGRSLQPTDRVEFRGEDFAYVSRAAFKLLAALEAFSFDPQDLLCLDIGASTGGFTQVLCLKGARRVYAVDVGHGQLAPEVAGAPPVINLEGVNAKTLTRHEVPEPISFLTCDVSFISARKVLPAAMALCGPEAIAAILFKPQFELGPGAIGKGGLVTWDTAAVERVVREDMTSFLSEQGWDLIGYLPSPIVGGDGNAEWLVGARRA